Part of the Spirochaetia bacterium 38H-sp genome, ACTCTTTTAATCCCATTATCTCAGAAATACGTGCTTTCTTATCATACACAATCTTAAACACTGACAGATTCATATCCATAAGAGTGGACATAGCTTTATCTGAAAAATCCACCTGGCTTAAATCTTTAAAAATTCCAGTACCTGTCATAGAAATCTTGGGAGCATTAACAAACTTATAACTTATGACAGTATATTCTCCCTTTCTTTCTTCCGGAAACAGAACCGTATTTCCTCCAGAAACAACATAATCAAAGCTGCCTTCCTCTTTCTCTCCCATAACAGCAACAGACAAAGTCACTTTCATATTGGTACTTTGCTCATACTGATACTGTTTTCCTATCTCAGGCAAAAAAGCCAACTTTAGGCCATCCTCAGGCACCGATTTACAGGAGAAAAAAATAATTACAAGCAAGACTAACATAATAATCAATTTTGTTTTTTTCATACTCTCTCTCTTTTTAACATTAATTTTCTTAATACTATGTCTTTTTAATCACAAAAATCTAGCACTAGTGTATCGGGATTTGCCACTTTCTCTTATATGCCGTATTTTTTATTTTTTGCCGCAGGCAGGAGGAGCTGCGTTTTATGCCGAACGCACAGCCCGCTACGCGGTCTGTGCTGCCTCCAGCCGGGGGAAAATCAAGATAGAGGAGCGCAGCGACGACATTCGGTCTATTGTTTTTTATATTCTTTTTCCAATCTGGTAAGAACTTTGTCAAATGTCGCAGCAAATGCGTGCACATCTTTATCCGAAAAAGTTTTTGTCCTTATATCTTCCACTATTCCCAGCTCTCTGAGTTCTTTGAAAGTGTTTCTAATGGAAAGCCTCTCACGGATGTTGTCTTCTGTAAACTCACCACCCCTGTCGTTGATGACTACCACACCTTTTTCTACCAGCTTTGCCGCAAGCGGGATGTCGCGGGTTATGACTAGGTTGCCTACTCTTGCACAGTCGATTATATAGTTATCTGCCGCTTCTTTTTCCATGCCGACTTTTACAGGCTTTATCATGGCGTCCTTGGGCAGCTTTAGGTTTCTGTTGCTTACAACACAGGCGGGGATTCTTCTTTTGACACAGGCACGAAAGACTATATTACGAATTTTCTCAGGAAGAGAGTCGGCATCAAGATATATGCAAAGCTCTGCCATATCAGTCCTTACATGGCACAGAAGCACAATACAACCTTCCGCCTTCTACACTTATGCGAGACTGCCCAACACTGCCGGCTATAACAGCAGACTGTCCACGTGTAAGCTCAAGGACACCTCCCTGCCACTCTATACTTGCCCTCTCGCCTATCAGAATAAGGATTTCTATGGAACTATTCTTGTGCTCCCTGCTCCCCTCTTCTATAAAAGTCAGGGAAAACTCATCCGTAGGCAAGGAATAACCCCATTTTTTGCTATCCGTAACCTGCGGACGTAGAATCTCCACACAGGAAGAGCTTTCAAATCTGAGAACTCTCATAAGCTCCTTTACATCCACATGCTTAGGGGTGCAGCCTCCTCTGAGCACATTATCGGAATTGGCCATAAGCTCAACACCAACACCTTCCAGATAAGCATGCAGCACACCTGCAGGCAGAAACATCGCCTCACCTGGAGCAAGCTTTACAAGATTGAGATAAAGCGGAGCAAGAACACCGATATCACCTGGATAGAGCATAAACAAACGCTCAAGCCACCTGTACTCCGGCTCGGGATTATCCCTAAAAGCAGAAAAAGCCATAGAAACAACCTTCTCCTTGACCTCAGGCTCACAGCTCATAATCCCCTCAAAAAAGGCAGCCAACCCCCTTGGAGATTTATCAACCTCAAGCCTGTCTACATAAGCAGAAAAAGGCTCAAAAGCAGGATGTCTGAAACGAGCGATAATATCGGAAGGCTCTCTAAAACCACGCAAAGCCCAAAAAGGTGTAAGTGCACATATGACCTCAGGCTTATGATTATCATCCTTATAATTACGATTGGCTGCATCAAGAGGAATACCAATCTCATTCTCACGAGCAAACCCTGCCTCAGCCTGCCTCTTATCCGGATGAGCCTGTATGGAAAGCGGCGATGCAATACCCAGCACCTTAAAAAGAAAAGGCAAAGAACCAAAACGAGAGGCGCAGCACTCACCGAGCCAACCCTCAGGCTCGGATGCAATAACATCCAACAAAGAGAACCTGTTATCACCCACAATCACAAAAGAAGGAGACTTGGGATGAGCCCCCATCCACAACTCGGCCATAGGCATGTCATCAGGATTATCCATAGCAAGAAACTCAGAAAAAGCAGACTTAGACCCCCATGCATAATTCTGAACAGAATTCTCAAGCAAATAAACACCAGGTACAAGCATATAACCTCCCGATAGAAAAAGTTATAACAGAAACACAAAAAAACAAAAAGCCACCAGAACATAAAAACCATGTTTCTATCAATAAGAAATTATACCGAACGGCTGCCCGCAAGTTTTAATGCGGGCAGCCTGCCTATGGCAAAATAAAAAACAAAGAAGAATAACAGGCATACCGACTTGAATAACAGCCCTTAGATAGGTAAACTGGCATATCCTACTCCAAAACAAGGAGAAACTCATGCAAAAGATATCAGCTTTACAAAAAGCACGTTACGGGTATATTCCCAAACTTCCGCCGGTAATACAGGAAGACCTATCCAAGATACAGGCACAGCTTGGAGAACCTACAGAAGCCGTTGCAGACAGAGAAGAGCTCAAAAAACTCTTTGAAAAAACATACGGCAAACCCATTGCAACCTTTAGCAGAGGCAGCAACCCAGATGCAAGCAAAAAACGCAAAGTAGGAGTAATTCTCTCAGGAGGACCTGCACCGGGAGGACACAACGTAATTTGCGGGCTTTACGACGCACTAAAGAAGGCAAACAGAGAATCCGTACTTATTGGCTTTAAAAACGGACCTGCAGGAATCCTCGAGAATGAGTATATAGAGCTCAACGACAAGATAATCAACGACTACAGAAACACAGGCGGATTTGACATCATAGGCTCCGGAAGAACCAAGATAGAAACACCTAAGCAGTTTGAACAGGCCTTTAAGACAGCACAGGAACAGCAACTGGACGCAGTAGTCATAATAGGAGGAGACGACTCTAACACCAATGCAGCACTTCTTGCAGAATTCTTTGCAAAAAAAGGCACAAACATACAGGTAATAGGAATACCAAAGACAATAGACGGAGATCTTAAAAACCAGTACATAGAAGCCTCATTTGGCTTTGACACAGCTACAAAAGTATACTCCGAGCTCATAGGAAACATAGAGCGCGATGCAATCTCCTCTCACAAATACTGGCACTTTATTCGCCTCATGGGTAGATCCGCATCTCATATAGCCCTGGAGTGTGCACTTCAGACACAACCCAACATCTGCATAATATCAGAAGAAGTAAGAGCCAAGAACATGACACTGGCTCAGATAGTAGACCAGATAACAGACTCGGTAGTAAAAAGAGCAGAGAAAGGCTACAACTACGGAGTAATCCTAGTACCGGAAGGACTCATAGAGTTTATACCGGAAGTAGGAAACCTTATAGAAGAGCTTAACACACTCCTTGCAAAAGAAGCAGCGGAATTTGAAAAACTTGAGGACACAAAAGCACAGATAGACTGGGTAAGCAGCAAGCTCACAGGCAGAAACAAAGACGTATTTGTCAGCCTACCTGCAGGTATACAGGCACAGCTCCTTATGGACAGAGACCCCCACGGAAACGTGCAGGTATCAAGAATAGAGACAGAAAAACTGCTAATAGAAATGGTAGCAACAAAACTCAAGAAGCTCAAAGCAGAAGGCAAGTATAATGGTAAATTCAGTGCTATCAACCACTTCTTTGGCTATGAAGCACGCTGTGCATTCCCCAGCAACTTTGACGCTGACTACTGCTATGCACTCGGATTTACTGCTTTTGTTCTCATAGCAAACAACCTCACAGGTTACCTTGCATCAGTAAGGAACCTCTCCCGTCCCGCATCAGATTGGGAAGCAGGTGGAATACCTCTGACTATGATGATGAACATGGAAAAGCGTCACGGTGAGATGAAGCCAGTTATCAGAAAAGCACTCGTGGAGCTTGACGGCGCACCGTTTAAGACATTTGCAAGCCAGAGGGACGAATGGGCAGTGGAAACCTGCTACCAATTCCCAGGCGCAATACAGTACTATGGTCCAGATGATGTTTGCAATCAGCCTACAAAGACACTCAAGCTGGAACAAGAAACAGAATAAAAAACAAGCAAAAAAGGCTGCCATGAGGCAGCCTTTTTTACTGTTGTAACACAAGATGTGCTGTATGGTAAATCCATAAATAGAGCCTAAAAATAGAGTTACAATGACAATAATGCCTTTTCTTACGACCAGAGGCAGAGCAGAGCACTTGTGCTCTGCTCGTTCGGTATAAAAAAATCCCCTGGCACGTAAGATGATTGCTGTTTTTTTATTATTGTTCTTTTGTGCTGTTTAGTGCGGTAAGCATATTGTCCAGGTCTTCCGGTGAGAATTGACCTCCGCTAAAGGCTATCAGGTTTCTAAGAGGCAGGTCTTCCAGCAGGGCTTCTGCCATTCTTCTGTTTTTTACCCATAATGGATACATGGGACCGCCTTCTGACAGCAAGTCTTTCTTTATTCTTTCGCCTGCGCTGCGTGCATATGGATGGGCAAGGAGATCTCCTATTGTGCTGTTGGGTGTAAATGCAGGTGGCATAACAAAATCAGATATTACACGGATTTTCTTTGTAAGCCGTATATCCTGTGAGGATGCCCCTGCCATGATGATAAAATCACCGCTTTCAACACGCCAGTCAGATATTGCAGGTTCGTAGTAGGCAAAGGCTCGCCTATCAAGGACAAACTCCACTGTTTTGCTTTCTCCACTCTCCAAAAAGATTTTTTCAAAACCTTTTAACTCCTTTTCCGGTCTTCTCACGCTGCTTTGAGGGTCAGATACATAAAGCTGCACTGTTTCTTTTCCAGCTCTGCTGCCTGTGTTGCATATCCTTATCCGTACTATAAGCTTTTCTTCTTCTTTTATCTCTTCTGCGCTTGTTTCTATGGATTGGTAGTCAAAGCTTGTATATGACAGTCCATGACCAAAGGGGAAAA contains:
- a CDS encoding DUF188 domain-containing protein; amino-acid sequence: MAELCIYLDADSLPEKIRNIVFRACVKRRIPACVVSNRNLKLPKDAMIKPVKVGMEKEAADNYIIDCARVGNLVITRDIPLAAKLVEKGVVVINDRGGEFTEDNIRERLSIRNTFKELRELGIVEDIRTKTFSDKDVHAFAATFDKVLTRLEKEYKKQ
- the manA gene encoding mannose-6-phosphate isomerase, class I, yielding MLVPGVYLLENSVQNYAWGSKSAFSEFLAMDNPDDMPMAELWMGAHPKSPSFVIVGDNRFSLLDVIASEPEGWLGECCASRFGSLPFLFKVLGIASPLSIQAHPDKRQAEAGFARENEIGIPLDAANRNYKDDNHKPEVICALTPFWALRGFREPSDIIARFRHPAFEPFSAYVDRLEVDKSPRGLAAFFEGIMSCEPEVKEKVVSMAFSAFRDNPEPEYRWLERLFMLYPGDIGVLAPLYLNLVKLAPGEAMFLPAGVLHAYLEGVGVELMANSDNVLRGGCTPKHVDVKELMRVLRFESSSCVEILRPQVTDSKKWGYSLPTDEFSLTFIEEGSREHKNSSIEILILIGERASIEWQGGVLELTRGQSAVIAGSVGQSRISVEGGRLYCASVPCKD
- a CDS encoding diphosphate--fructose-6-phosphate 1-phosphotransferase, producing the protein MQKISALQKARYGYIPKLPPVIQEDLSKIQAQLGEPTEAVADREELKKLFEKTYGKPIATFSRGSNPDASKKRKVGVILSGGPAPGGHNVICGLYDALKKANRESVLIGFKNGPAGILENEYIELNDKIINDYRNTGGFDIIGSGRTKIETPKQFEQAFKTAQEQQLDAVVIIGGDDSNTNAALLAEFFAKKGTNIQVIGIPKTIDGDLKNQYIEASFGFDTATKVYSELIGNIERDAISSHKYWHFIRLMGRSASHIALECALQTQPNICIISEEVRAKNMTLAQIVDQITDSVVKRAEKGYNYGVILVPEGLIEFIPEVGNLIEELNTLLAKEAAEFEKLEDTKAQIDWVSSKLTGRNKDVFVSLPAGIQAQLLMDRDPHGNVQVSRIETEKLLIEMVATKLKKLKAEGKYNGKFSAINHFFGYEARCAFPSNFDADYCYALGFTAFVLIANNLTGYLASVRNLSRPASDWEAGGIPLTMMMNMEKRHGEMKPVIRKALVELDGAPFKTFASQRDEWAVETCYQFPGAIQYYGPDDVCNQPTKTLKLEQETE